The following coding sequences lie in one Rutidosis leptorrhynchoides isolate AG116_Rl617_1_P2 chromosome 6, CSIRO_AGI_Rlap_v1, whole genome shotgun sequence genomic window:
- the LOC139851881 gene encoding uncharacterized protein At4g26450-like isoform X4, with protein MQRHRNPPNGFRSNHMGIGGGGRGGMAAGGSGYRNFNRGGFGRGQPPPPRRIDVFMEAGKLAAEYLIAKGFIPPNSGNGKWQNSNLKTPVGSSGGSATGSKDGIKVCRTIGSFKDPRVEMIREIEENLSDKKGDGNLVSASTEEQNLGKDDDCEEQKTVLGELESKSCEEGKIDATPNLQSQSPDENEGVKTPVSDVSHQDCVESEEKSVDKNVNTSTTDVVMEDDDREFEKSVVVEEGSSKEKIKDAANNKGSDLLNLIRFNNVPKRTRSSLTPKGSKSDPVLITGDETSNANPNVEPVNVNSLQDDEKQVLIREPKIEEDLVYKFGQGLHARSLSFPQRSSISEQELNEENHGLTRSSSAVLGKRPLQIDDIAESVKKSRDLAPANLQSNDYVHLSQEDVHENHGANPVIGFSSVAQSKQEPVSVDFDLTMNSNCGLANRHMRCGPDGNEVEVIDLDCDSLQNDYNNPERRDEAIFTDLGSFPDSMQRVGDMPQDGYGLTISELLDADIPNSSVSTGVNSIHNEMSLQNEEGILDDDESIYMSLGEIPISYVPVWDQQPSQGYNKRY; from the exons ATGCAAAGGCATCGTAATCCTCCGAATGGATTTAGGTCTAATCATATGGGAATCGGTGGTGGCGGCAGGGGAGGTATGGCTGCCGGTGGTTCCGGTTACCGGAATTTTAACCGCGGTGGTTTCGGTAGGGGACAGCCTCCTCCGCCACGGAGGATTGATGTTTTTATGGAAGCTGGGAAATTAGCAGCTGAGTATTTAATTGCAAAAGGTTTTATTCCACCTAATTCCGGTAATGGTAAATGGCAAAATAGTAATTTGAAAACTCCGGTAGGTAGTAGTGGTGGTAGTGCAACAGGTTCAAAAGATGGAATTAAGGTTTGCAGAACAATTGGATCTTTTAAAGACCCTAGGGTTGAAATGATTCGTGAAATTGAAGAGAATTTATCGGATAAAAAAGGAGATGGTAATTTAGTTTCTGCATCTACAGAAGAACAAAATCTAGGTAAAGATGATGATTGTGAGGAGCAAAAAACAGTACTGGGTGAACTTGAATCGAAAAGCTGCGAGGAAGGAAAGATAGATGCAACCCCGAATCTGCAAAGTCAGTCGCCTGATGAAAATGAGGGAGTTAAGACCCCAGTTTCGGATGTCTCACATCAAGATTGTGTTGAGTCTGAGGAGAAAAGTGTTGATAAGAACGTAAATACGAGTACGACTGACGTGGTTATGGAAGATGATGACCGTGAATTTGAAAAATCGGTTGTTGTTGAAGAAGGGTCGTCAAAGGAAAAAATTAAGGATGCTGCAAATAACAAGGGTAGTGATTTGTTGaatctaattaggtttaataatgtaCCTAAGCGAACTCGCTCTTCTTTGACTCCTAAGGGGTCGAAAAGTGACCCAGTTCTAATTACAGGAGATGAAACCAGCAACGCAAACCCGAATGTAGAACCTGTGAATGTGAATTCCTTGCAGGATGATGAAAAACAAGTATTGATACGTGAACCAAAGATTGAAGAGGATCTTGTGTATAAATTCGGACAAGGATTACATGCGCGATCACTATCTTTTCCTCAAAGATCGTCCATTTCTGAACAAGAATTAAATGAGGAAAATCATGGATTAACCAGAAGCAGCTCTGCTGTATTGGGCAAACGACCACTGCAAATTGACGATATTGCAGAATCAGTCAAGAAGTCTCGGGATCTGGCGCCTGCTAATCTTCAATCTAATGATTATGTGCATCTTTCTCAAGAGG ATGTACATGAAAATCATGGCGCCAATCCGGTGATTGGATTTTCATCAGTTGCACAGTCGAAGCAAGAGCCAGTTTCTGTTGACTTTGATTTGACCATGAATAGTAATTGTGGTTTAGCAAATAGACATATGAGATGTGGACCCGATGGTAATGAGGTGGAGGTCATTGATTTAGATTGCGATTCCCTGCAAAATGACTATAATAATCCTGAACGAAG GGACGAAGCTATATTCACAGATCTTGGGAGCTTTCCCGACAGTATGCAGAGGGTCGGTGACATGCCTCAGGATGGTTACGGGCTTACGATATCGGAGTTGCTAGACGCTGATATTCCTAATTCTAGTGTATCAACTGGTGTTAATTCTATCCATAATGAAATGAGCCTCCAAAATGAAGAG GGGATCCTTGACGATGATGAGTCGATATACATGTCGCTGGGAGAAATACCGATAA GTTACGTGCCAGTCTGGGATCAGCAACCTTCACAGGGATACAATAAGCGCTATTGA
- the LOC139851881 gene encoding uncharacterized protein At4g26450-like isoform X3: protein MQRHRNPPNGFRSNHMGIGGGGRGGMAAGGSGYRNFNRGGFGRGQPPPPRRIDVFMEAGKLAAEYLIAKGFIPPNSGNGKWQNSNLKTPVGSSGGSATGSKDGIKVCRTIGSFKDPRVEMIREIEENLSDKKGDGNLVSASTEEQNLGKDDDCEEQKTVLGELESKSCEEGKIDATPNLQSQSPDENEGVKTPVSDVSHQDCVESEEKSVDKNVNTSTTDVVMEDDDREFEKSVVVEEGSSKEKIKDAANNKGSDLLNLIRFNNVPKRTRSSLTPKGSKSDPVLITGDETSNANPNVEPVNVNSLQDDEKQVLIREPKIEEDLVYKFGQGLHARSLSFPQRSSISEQELNEENHGLTRSSSAVLGKRPLQIDDIAESVKKSRDLAPANLQSNDYVHLSQEGVSDVHENHGANPVIGFSSVAQSKQEPVSVDFDLTMNSNCGLANRHMRCGPDGNEVEVIDLDCDSLQNDYNNPERRDEAIFTDLGSFPDSMQRVGDMPQDGYGLTISELLDADIPNSSVSTGVNSIHNEMSLQNEEGILDDDESIYMSLGEIPISYVPVWDQQPSQGYNKRY from the exons ATGCAAAGGCATCGTAATCCTCCGAATGGATTTAGGTCTAATCATATGGGAATCGGTGGTGGCGGCAGGGGAGGTATGGCTGCCGGTGGTTCCGGTTACCGGAATTTTAACCGCGGTGGTTTCGGTAGGGGACAGCCTCCTCCGCCACGGAGGATTGATGTTTTTATGGAAGCTGGGAAATTAGCAGCTGAGTATTTAATTGCAAAAGGTTTTATTCCACCTAATTCCGGTAATGGTAAATGGCAAAATAGTAATTTGAAAACTCCGGTAGGTAGTAGTGGTGGTAGTGCAACAGGTTCAAAAGATGGAATTAAGGTTTGCAGAACAATTGGATCTTTTAAAGACCCTAGGGTTGAAATGATTCGTGAAATTGAAGAGAATTTATCGGATAAAAAAGGAGATGGTAATTTAGTTTCTGCATCTACAGAAGAACAAAATCTAGGTAAAGATGATGATTGTGAGGAGCAAAAAACAGTACTGGGTGAACTTGAATCGAAAAGCTGCGAGGAAGGAAAGATAGATGCAACCCCGAATCTGCAAAGTCAGTCGCCTGATGAAAATGAGGGAGTTAAGACCCCAGTTTCGGATGTCTCACATCAAGATTGTGTTGAGTCTGAGGAGAAAAGTGTTGATAAGAACGTAAATACGAGTACGACTGACGTGGTTATGGAAGATGATGACCGTGAATTTGAAAAATCGGTTGTTGTTGAAGAAGGGTCGTCAAAGGAAAAAATTAAGGATGCTGCAAATAACAAGGGTAGTGATTTGTTGaatctaattaggtttaataatgtaCCTAAGCGAACTCGCTCTTCTTTGACTCCTAAGGGGTCGAAAAGTGACCCAGTTCTAATTACAGGAGATGAAACCAGCAACGCAAACCCGAATGTAGAACCTGTGAATGTGAATTCCTTGCAGGATGATGAAAAACAAGTATTGATACGTGAACCAAAGATTGAAGAGGATCTTGTGTATAAATTCGGACAAGGATTACATGCGCGATCACTATCTTTTCCTCAAAGATCGTCCATTTCTGAACAAGAATTAAATGAGGAAAATCATGGATTAACCAGAAGCAGCTCTGCTGTATTGGGCAAACGACCACTGCAAATTGACGATATTGCAGAATCAGTCAAGAAGTCTCGGGATCTGGCGCCTGCTAATCTTCAATCTAATGATTATGTGCATCTTTCTCAAGAGG GTGTTTCAGATGTACATGAAAATCATGGCGCCAATCCGGTGATTGGATTTTCATCAGTTGCACAGTCGAAGCAAGAGCCAGTTTCTGTTGACTTTGATTTGACCATGAATAGTAATTGTGGTTTAGCAAATAGACATATGAGATGTGGACCCGATGGTAATGAGGTGGAGGTCATTGATTTAGATTGCGATTCCCTGCAAAATGACTATAATAATCCTGAACGAAG GGACGAAGCTATATTCACAGATCTTGGGAGCTTTCCCGACAGTATGCAGAGGGTCGGTGACATGCCTCAGGATGGTTACGGGCTTACGATATCGGAGTTGCTAGACGCTGATATTCCTAATTCTAGTGTATCAACTGGTGTTAATTCTATCCATAATGAAATGAGCCTCCAAAATGAAGAG GGGATCCTTGACGATGATGAGTCGATATACATGTCGCTGGGAGAAATACCGATAA GTTACGTGCCAGTCTGGGATCAGCAACCTTCACAGGGATACAATAAGCGCTATTGA
- the LOC139851881 gene encoding uncharacterized protein At4g26450-like isoform X1 → MQRHRNPPNGFRSNHMGIGGGGRGGMAAGGSGYRNFNRGGFGRGQPPPPRRIDVFMEAGKLAAEYLIAKGFIPPNSGNGKWQNSNLKTPVGSSGGSATGSKDGIKVCRTIGSFKDPRVEMIREIEENLSDKKGDGNLVSASTEEQNLGKDDDCEEQKTVLGELESKSCEEGKIDATPNLQSQSPDENEGVKTPVSDVSHQDCVESEEKSVDKNVNTSTTDVVMEDDDREFEKSVVVEEGSSKEKIKDAANNKGSDLLNLIRFNNVPKRTRSSLTPKGSKSDPVLITGDETSNANPNVEPVNVNSLQDDEKQVLIREPKIEEDLVYKFGQGLHARSLSFPQRSSISEQELNEENHGLTRSSSAVLGKRPLQIDDIAESVKKSRDLAPANLQSNDYVHLSQEGKSGISQQCNLYAEEKQFFPSSFKIFDLDTIGVSDVHENHGANPVIGFSSVAQSKQEPVSVDFDLTMNSNCGLANRHMRCGPDGNEVEVIDLDCDSLQNDYNNPERRDEAIFTDLGSFPDSMQRVGDMPQDGYGLTISELLDADIPNSSVSTGVNSIHNEMSLQNEEGILDDDESIYMSLGEIPISYVPVWDQQPSQGYNKRY, encoded by the exons ATGCAAAGGCATCGTAATCCTCCGAATGGATTTAGGTCTAATCATATGGGAATCGGTGGTGGCGGCAGGGGAGGTATGGCTGCCGGTGGTTCCGGTTACCGGAATTTTAACCGCGGTGGTTTCGGTAGGGGACAGCCTCCTCCGCCACGGAGGATTGATGTTTTTATGGAAGCTGGGAAATTAGCAGCTGAGTATTTAATTGCAAAAGGTTTTATTCCACCTAATTCCGGTAATGGTAAATGGCAAAATAGTAATTTGAAAACTCCGGTAGGTAGTAGTGGTGGTAGTGCAACAGGTTCAAAAGATGGAATTAAGGTTTGCAGAACAATTGGATCTTTTAAAGACCCTAGGGTTGAAATGATTCGTGAAATTGAAGAGAATTTATCGGATAAAAAAGGAGATGGTAATTTAGTTTCTGCATCTACAGAAGAACAAAATCTAGGTAAAGATGATGATTGTGAGGAGCAAAAAACAGTACTGGGTGAACTTGAATCGAAAAGCTGCGAGGAAGGAAAGATAGATGCAACCCCGAATCTGCAAAGTCAGTCGCCTGATGAAAATGAGGGAGTTAAGACCCCAGTTTCGGATGTCTCACATCAAGATTGTGTTGAGTCTGAGGAGAAAAGTGTTGATAAGAACGTAAATACGAGTACGACTGACGTGGTTATGGAAGATGATGACCGTGAATTTGAAAAATCGGTTGTTGTTGAAGAAGGGTCGTCAAAGGAAAAAATTAAGGATGCTGCAAATAACAAGGGTAGTGATTTGTTGaatctaattaggtttaataatgtaCCTAAGCGAACTCGCTCTTCTTTGACTCCTAAGGGGTCGAAAAGTGACCCAGTTCTAATTACAGGAGATGAAACCAGCAACGCAAACCCGAATGTAGAACCTGTGAATGTGAATTCCTTGCAGGATGATGAAAAACAAGTATTGATACGTGAACCAAAGATTGAAGAGGATCTTGTGTATAAATTCGGACAAGGATTACATGCGCGATCACTATCTTTTCCTCAAAGATCGTCCATTTCTGAACAAGAATTAAATGAGGAAAATCATGGATTAACCAGAAGCAGCTCTGCTGTATTGGGCAAACGACCACTGCAAATTGACGATATTGCAGAATCAGTCAAGAAGTCTCGGGATCTGGCGCCTGCTAATCTTCAATCTAATGATTATGTGCATCTTTCTCAAGAGGGTAAGTCGGGAATTAGTCAACAATGTAACTTGTATGCAGAAGAAAAACAATTCTTTCCTAGTTCTTTTAAGATTTTTGATCTTGATACAATAGGTGTTTCAGATGTACATGAAAATCATGGCGCCAATCCGGTGATTGGATTTTCATCAGTTGCACAGTCGAAGCAAGAGCCAGTTTCTGTTGACTTTGATTTGACCATGAATAGTAATTGTGGTTTAGCAAATAGACATATGAGATGTGGACCCGATGGTAATGAGGTGGAGGTCATTGATTTAGATTGCGATTCCCTGCAAAATGACTATAATAATCCTGAACGAAG GGACGAAGCTATATTCACAGATCTTGGGAGCTTTCCCGACAGTATGCAGAGGGTCGGTGACATGCCTCAGGATGGTTACGGGCTTACGATATCGGAGTTGCTAGACGCTGATATTCCTAATTCTAGTGTATCAACTGGTGTTAATTCTATCCATAATGAAATGAGCCTCCAAAATGAAGAG GGGATCCTTGACGATGATGAGTCGATATACATGTCGCTGGGAGAAATACCGATAA GTTACGTGCCAGTCTGGGATCAGCAACCTTCACAGGGATACAATAAGCGCTATTGA
- the LOC139851881 gene encoding uncharacterized protein At4g26450-like isoform X2 has product MQRHRNPPNGFRSNHMGIGGGGRGGMAAGGSGYRNFNRGGFGRGQPPPPRRIDVFMEAGKLAAEYLIAKGFIPPNSGNGKWQNSNLKTPVGSSGGSATGSKDGIKVCRTIGSFKDPRVEMIREIEENLSDKKGDGNLVSASTEEQNLGKDDDCEEQKTVLGELESKSCEEGKIDATPNLQSQSPDENEGVKTPVSDVSHQDCVESEEKSVDKNVNTSTTDVVMEDDDREFEKSVVVEEGSSKEKIKDAANNKGSDLLNLIRFNNVPKRTRSSLTPKGSKSDPVLITGDETSNANPNVEPVNVNSLQDDEKQVLIREPKIEEDLVYKFGQGLHARSLSFPQRSSISEQELNEENHGLTRSSSAVLGKRPLQIDDIAESVKKSRDLAPANLQSNDYVHLSQEGKSGISQQCNLYAEEKQFFPSSFKIFDLDTIGVSDVHENHGANPVIGFSSVAQSKQEPVSVDFDLTMNSNCGLANRHMRCGPDGNEVEVIDLDCDSLQNDYNNPERRDEAIFTDLGSFPDSMQRVGDMPQDGYGLTISELLDADIPNSSVSTGVNSIHNEMSLQNEEGILDDDESIYMSLGEIPISMPQL; this is encoded by the exons ATGCAAAGGCATCGTAATCCTCCGAATGGATTTAGGTCTAATCATATGGGAATCGGTGGTGGCGGCAGGGGAGGTATGGCTGCCGGTGGTTCCGGTTACCGGAATTTTAACCGCGGTGGTTTCGGTAGGGGACAGCCTCCTCCGCCACGGAGGATTGATGTTTTTATGGAAGCTGGGAAATTAGCAGCTGAGTATTTAATTGCAAAAGGTTTTATTCCACCTAATTCCGGTAATGGTAAATGGCAAAATAGTAATTTGAAAACTCCGGTAGGTAGTAGTGGTGGTAGTGCAACAGGTTCAAAAGATGGAATTAAGGTTTGCAGAACAATTGGATCTTTTAAAGACCCTAGGGTTGAAATGATTCGTGAAATTGAAGAGAATTTATCGGATAAAAAAGGAGATGGTAATTTAGTTTCTGCATCTACAGAAGAACAAAATCTAGGTAAAGATGATGATTGTGAGGAGCAAAAAACAGTACTGGGTGAACTTGAATCGAAAAGCTGCGAGGAAGGAAAGATAGATGCAACCCCGAATCTGCAAAGTCAGTCGCCTGATGAAAATGAGGGAGTTAAGACCCCAGTTTCGGATGTCTCACATCAAGATTGTGTTGAGTCTGAGGAGAAAAGTGTTGATAAGAACGTAAATACGAGTACGACTGACGTGGTTATGGAAGATGATGACCGTGAATTTGAAAAATCGGTTGTTGTTGAAGAAGGGTCGTCAAAGGAAAAAATTAAGGATGCTGCAAATAACAAGGGTAGTGATTTGTTGaatctaattaggtttaataatgtaCCTAAGCGAACTCGCTCTTCTTTGACTCCTAAGGGGTCGAAAAGTGACCCAGTTCTAATTACAGGAGATGAAACCAGCAACGCAAACCCGAATGTAGAACCTGTGAATGTGAATTCCTTGCAGGATGATGAAAAACAAGTATTGATACGTGAACCAAAGATTGAAGAGGATCTTGTGTATAAATTCGGACAAGGATTACATGCGCGATCACTATCTTTTCCTCAAAGATCGTCCATTTCTGAACAAGAATTAAATGAGGAAAATCATGGATTAACCAGAAGCAGCTCTGCTGTATTGGGCAAACGACCACTGCAAATTGACGATATTGCAGAATCAGTCAAGAAGTCTCGGGATCTGGCGCCTGCTAATCTTCAATCTAATGATTATGTGCATCTTTCTCAAGAGGGTAAGTCGGGAATTAGTCAACAATGTAACTTGTATGCAGAAGAAAAACAATTCTTTCCTAGTTCTTTTAAGATTTTTGATCTTGATACAATAGGTGTTTCAGATGTACATGAAAATCATGGCGCCAATCCGGTGATTGGATTTTCATCAGTTGCACAGTCGAAGCAAGAGCCAGTTTCTGTTGACTTTGATTTGACCATGAATAGTAATTGTGGTTTAGCAAATAGACATATGAGATGTGGACCCGATGGTAATGAGGTGGAGGTCATTGATTTAGATTGCGATTCCCTGCAAAATGACTATAATAATCCTGAACGAAG GGACGAAGCTATATTCACAGATCTTGGGAGCTTTCCCGACAGTATGCAGAGGGTCGGTGACATGCCTCAGGATGGTTACGGGCTTACGATATCGGAGTTGCTAGACGCTGATATTCCTAATTCTAGTGTATCAACTGGTGTTAATTCTATCCATAATGAAATGAGCCTCCAAAATGAAGAG GGGATCCTTGACGATGATGAGTCGATATACATGTCGCTGGGAGAAATACCGATAAGTATGCCACAACTTTAG
- the LOC139853526 gene encoding uncharacterized protein, with protein sequence MRLGCRWPVRGRAQNDLTDLISELQAVSLDQNADVSYKWSFAPDGVFKTKILSGLIDGKSSVGAQNLSTLRNQSIPLKVKIFVWRARQLRLPVRVKLDKRGIDLDSILLVESPDHQLDSMEQTFDDFSLFPHPSAAGKVVWQGLKWGVCYSLWKARNDLVFKKQAWNSSVILNNIQILCFGWISKRCKKISLEWNQWVINPASYVSSIPNRSGIG encoded by the exons ATGAGGCTCGGTTGTAGATG GCCTGTTCGCGGGAGGGCCCAAAATGACCTGACGGATCTAATTAGTGAGTTACAGGCTGTGTCTCTTGATCAAAATGCTGACGTATCCTACAAATGGTCTTTTGCTCCCGATGGCGTTTTCAAAACTAAAATCCTATCGGGTCTCATAGATGGAAAAAGTTCGGTTGGGGCACAAAATCTCAGCACCTTAAGAAACCAATCTATCCCGCTAAAAGTCAAAATTTTCGTTTGGCGTGCAAGGCAATTGAGGTTACCTGTTCGAGTGAAACTTGATAAAAGAGGAATCGACTTGGACTCCATTCTAT TGGTGGAATCTCCCGACCATCAACTCGATTCTATGGAGCAAACTTTCGATGACTTCTCTCTGTTTCCTCATCCTTCAGCTGCTGGAAAAGTCGTTTGGCAAGGGCTAAAATGGGGAGTTTGTTATTCTCTTTGGAAGGCTAGAAACGATTTGGTGTTTAAAAAGCAAGCGTGGAACTCGTCGGTTATCCTAAACAACATTCAAATTTTGTGCTTTGGTTGGATCTCTAAGCGTTGTAAAAAGATTTCTTTGGAATGGAACCAATGGGTCATTAATCCGGCGTCTTATGTTTCGTCTATTCCAAATAGATCCGGAATTGGTTAA
- the LOC139855639 gene encoding probable WRKY transcription factor 2, translated as MPPSPSQRSLYTAMLGNDVSTSSVIETPKYDHSNDGRFTFSGPNRQIGSENGETVDQFVKSGGFVEQIPSLRSGLVERRAARAGHSVPRLNTDVMKPDDNPKSQQTQSPYLTIPPGPSPTSFLDSPVFLSNSLKSRSICSGRCKWGYSSHQGTKSCCANHQRSGHFG; from the exons ATGCCACCTAGCCCTAGCCAGCGTTCCCTTTATACAGCAATGTTGGGCAATGATGTCAGCACGAGCTCAGTTATCGAGACTCCAAAGTATGATCACAGTAATGATGGCAGGTTCACGTTTTCGGGACCTAATAGACAAATTGGATCTGAAAATGGTGAAACAGTTGATCAGTTTGTGAAAAGCGGTGGATTTGTTGAACAAATACCGAGCTTGAGGAGTGGTCTAGTTGAAAGAAGGGCGGCTCGAGCTGGTCATAGTGTTCCTAGGTTGAACACTGATGTAATGAAACCTGACGATAATCCGAAAAGTCAACAAACTCAGTCGCCATACTTGACTATTCCGCCTGGTCCTAGCCCGACTTCGTTTCTGGATTCACCTGTCTTTCTGTCAAACTCGTTG AAAAGTCGAAGCATATGTAGCGGCAGATGTAAGTGGGGCTACTCGAGCCATCAGGGAACCAAGAGTTGTTGTGCAAACCACCAGCGAAGTGGACATTTTGGATGA